AACAAGGTAACTGCAGAGAGGTGAGAcccacaggtggaaaatgctttatattttcctCCTGCAGAGGACATTCTCATTAAAGAGAAGACAATCTGAGAGTAAGAAAAGATGATCCCGGTGAGAGGAAACACACCCAGCAGGGCAGTGGCCACATACAAGAAGATGTTATTGATGAGGGTGTCAGAACAGGCCACCCTGAGAACCTGAACcagttcacagaagaaatttggaatttcAGTGCCTATGCAGAAGGTTAGCTGCATCATCAGTAGGATATCAATCAAGGAGACAGATAAAATGATGAACCAAGACATCAGGAGCAGGAGGCCACAAAGGCGTGGGTTCATGATGACCATGTAATGCAGGGGATGGCAGATGGCCACAAACCGGTCATATGCCATCACACTCAGAAGGCAATTATCCATTCCAGCAAAAATTGTAGAAAAACACACCTGAGCGAGGCATCCTATGTAGGAGATGTCTGTGCTCTGTGCCTGAATGTTCACTAGCATCTTCGGGATGGTGGTAGAAATGAAGCAGATGTCTACAAAGgacaggttggagaggaag
The Equus caballus isolate H_3958 breed thoroughbred chromosome 7, TB-T2T, whole genome shotgun sequence genome window above contains:
- the OR7D20 gene encoding olfactory receptor family 7 subfamily D member 20 isoform X1; this encodes MEAGNHTEVSEFLLLGLSEDPELQSLLFGVSLSMYLVTVLGNLLIILAVSSDSRLHTPMYFFLSNLSFVDICFISTTIPKMLVNIQAQSTDISYIGCLAQVCFSTIFAGMDNCLLSVMAYDRFVAICHPLHYMVIMNPRLCGLLLLMSWFIILSVSLIDILLMMQLTFCIGTEIPNFFCELVQVLRVACSDTLINNIFLYVATALLGVFPLTGIIFSYSQIVFSLMRMSSAGGKYKAFSTCGSHLSAVTLFYGTGLGVYLSSAVTHSSQRSSIASVMYTVVTPMLNPFIYSLRNKDVKGALGRLLGSVASSPWWVTGLRT